A genomic window from Cupriavidus basilensis includes:
- a CDS encoding GntR family transcriptional regulator: MPNASIKDQDTRTTVTTIAAQISQKLADEIIAGTLPPGERLEEPALAERFQVSRTPVREALRLLDARGLIELVPRRGGVVANVGAAQLADMLEALCELESLCCRIATQRMSAMQRRQLELLHEQTEAVGERRDAQAYLELNHRFHQLICQGTQNETLMAAVENLRDRLAPFRAAQSGVERRFETSHREHQKIVEAILAGQPEEAYLAMRSHTTRLTLNVMELIEAQRADGAAKRN, translated from the coding sequence ATGCCGAACGCTTCGATCAAGGACCAGGACACAAGGACAACAGTGACCACCATTGCCGCCCAAATCAGCCAGAAGCTTGCCGATGAAATCATCGCTGGCACCTTGCCGCCTGGCGAGAGGCTCGAGGAACCCGCGCTGGCGGAGCGCTTCCAGGTGTCGCGCACGCCGGTGCGCGAGGCGCTGCGCCTGCTGGACGCGCGCGGGCTGATCGAGCTCGTGCCGCGGCGCGGCGGCGTGGTGGCCAATGTGGGCGCCGCGCAGCTGGCCGACATGCTGGAAGCGCTGTGCGAGCTGGAATCCCTTTGCTGCCGCATTGCCACGCAGCGCATGAGCGCCATGCAGCGCCGCCAGCTGGAGCTGCTGCACGAGCAGACCGAGGCCGTGGGCGAGCGCCGCGATGCGCAGGCATACCTGGAGCTCAACCATCGCTTCCACCAGCTGATCTGCCAGGGCACGCAGAACGAGACGCTGATGGCCGCGGTCGAGAACCTGCGCGACCGGCTGGCACCGTTCCGCGCCGCGCAGTCCGGCGTGGAGCGCCGCTTCGAGACCTCGCACCGGGAGCACCAGAAGATTGTCGAGGCGATTCTCGCGGGCCAGCCGGAGGAGGCCTACCTGGCGATGCGCAGCCACACCACGCGCCTCACGCTCAATGTGATGGAGCTGATCGAGGCGCAGCGCGCCGACGGTGCGGCCAAGCGCAACTAG
- a CDS encoding fumarylacetoacetate hydrolase family protein, with translation MNWHSLATYELAGDKRAGLVVADTLYDLAALGRACEIDPASLPGDMNQVFARWAQHAPLLADMAGRAAQLATSGKLAAVDAAATYAVPYQPGRIFGVASNFYDHADEMGTKLAARSESQPYAFMKAETSVIPTGATVLMPPETAKLDWEVELGVVIGQRCRHVPVEDALSVIAGYTVFNDISARDLNRRTDYPFTHDWFRGKSFDTFGPMGPWVVPAGCIADPQNLRMSLTVNGETMQDGNTSQMIFSVAEQIAYLSRILTLQPGDLIATGTPDGVGMGRGVFLKPGDNMVAWIEGIGSIENAVALEALAAR, from the coding sequence GTGAACTGGCACAGCCTCGCAACCTATGAACTCGCCGGCGACAAGCGCGCCGGCCTGGTAGTCGCAGATACCCTGTATGACCTGGCCGCACTCGGACGTGCTTGCGAGATCGATCCCGCCAGCCTGCCCGGCGACATGAACCAGGTGTTTGCGCGGTGGGCGCAACACGCACCATTGCTGGCCGACATGGCCGGCCGCGCCGCACAACTGGCAACCAGCGGCAAGCTCGCCGCGGTGGATGCGGCTGCCACCTACGCCGTGCCTTACCAGCCGGGCCGCATCTTTGGCGTGGCGTCGAACTTCTACGACCACGCCGATGAGATGGGCACCAAACTGGCAGCTCGCAGCGAGAGCCAGCCTTATGCCTTCATGAAGGCGGAAACCAGCGTGATCCCCACCGGCGCGACCGTGCTGATGCCGCCGGAAACGGCCAAGCTCGACTGGGAAGTGGAACTTGGCGTGGTGATCGGCCAGCGCTGCCGCCACGTTCCGGTGGAAGACGCGCTATCGGTCATCGCCGGCTATACCGTCTTCAACGACATCAGCGCGCGCGACCTCAACCGCCGCACCGACTATCCCTTCACCCACGACTGGTTCCGCGGCAAGAGCTTCGATACCTTCGGCCCCATGGGCCCGTGGGTGGTGCCGGCGGGCTGCATCGCCGACCCGCAGAACCTGCGCATGTCGCTAACCGTGAACGGTGAAACCATGCAGGACGGCAATACCTCGCAGATGATCTTCTCGGTGGCCGAGCAGATCGCCTACCTGTCGCGCATCCTGACGCTGCAGCCGGGTGACCTGATCGCCACCGGCACGCCGGATGGCGTCGGCATGGGACGCGGCGTGTTCCTCAAACCCGGCGACAACATGGTGGCCTGGATCGAAGGCATTGGCTCGATCGAGAACGCAGTGGCGCTGGAAGCACTGGCGGCGCGTTGA
- a CDS encoding VOC family protein, whose translation MNPIRTRKLGHLVLMVRDLEQSTRFYTEVMGLKVSDRIADQMVFLRAGEDHHDLALSRLPEDSAERDDLPRYTRPGLEHFSYYVESLDEMKRAVDVARSHGVVIERGIGQHGPGGNWFLVFKDPDGNNVEIYTEMERIATDTEHEPQTWERNLESFDRHRLAHFVVTPPAAMLAAKHGKQPAKDEDWPADSQAGDAA comes from the coding sequence ATGAACCCGATACGTACCCGCAAGCTGGGCCACCTGGTGCTGATGGTGCGCGACCTGGAACAATCCACCCGCTTCTATACGGAAGTGATGGGCCTCAAGGTCTCGGACCGCATCGCCGACCAGATGGTCTTCCTGCGCGCCGGCGAGGACCACCACGACCTGGCGCTCTCGCGCCTGCCCGAGGACAGCGCCGAGCGCGACGACCTGCCGCGCTACACGCGCCCCGGCCTGGAGCATTTCTCCTACTACGTGGAGTCTCTGGACGAGATGAAGCGCGCGGTGGACGTAGCGCGCAGCCACGGCGTGGTGATCGAGCGCGGCATCGGCCAGCATGGGCCGGGCGGCAACTGGTTCCTGGTGTTCAAGGACCCGGACGGCAACAACGTCGAGATCTACACCGAGATGGAGCGCATCGCCACCGATACCGAGCACGAGCCGCAAACCTGGGAGCGCAACCTCGAATCCTTCGACCGCCATCGCCTGGCGCACTTCGTGGTGACCCCGCCCGCCGCCATGCTCGCCGCCAAGCATGGCAAGCAACCGGCCAAGGACGAAGACTGGCCCGCGGACTCGCAAGCCGGAGACGCGGCATGA
- a CDS encoding porin — MRRADKVSYARAMVSCALAMGGAQVCAEESWVRLSGFVDISVERLAQSGKGGSVYRVSSGQLSSSRINFSGQEVLSSDLKAIFTYEPQFSADTGTATAQARQSFVGLHSNNFGVLTMGRQNTPSYWIAGYADPSFSADYSMVSNMQFFYAAYRVDNSIQYNTPRFYGFMGRFMVTTGLEDTTRAGRYLSTGLEYRDDKLYAGIVSDLRYTRNIYNAGSVPSARDNYASLAYKFGDFEPTLVYHTYNGYYAYPPYADFQSKGWDIQIGARYRLNPSNRFYASFVHRKDDNNTKLSDANGFVLGYIYSLSKRSEIYATYAHVQHKHDSPIRYPVTFSASPTSQQNPSGMAIGIRHAF, encoded by the coding sequence ATGAGAAGAGCTGACAAGGTGTCGTATGCCCGGGCCATGGTGTCCTGCGCGTTGGCAATGGGGGGCGCGCAGGTCTGTGCCGAGGAGTCCTGGGTCAGGCTGTCAGGCTTCGTCGACATCAGCGTGGAGCGCCTCGCTCAGTCGGGCAAGGGGGGCTCGGTGTATCGCGTGTCCAGCGGCCAGTTGAGCTCGTCGCGGATCAACTTCAGCGGGCAGGAAGTGCTCAGCAGCGACCTGAAAGCCATCTTCACCTACGAGCCACAATTCTCGGCCGATACCGGCACGGCGACGGCGCAGGCGCGCCAGTCGTTTGTCGGTCTGCACAGCAACAATTTCGGCGTGCTGACCATGGGCCGCCAGAACACGCCGTCATACTGGATCGCCGGCTACGCCGACCCGAGCTTCTCGGCCGATTACAGCATGGTCAGCAACATGCAGTTCTTCTACGCGGCCTACCGCGTGGATAATTCGATCCAGTACAACACGCCGCGCTTCTACGGGTTCATGGGGCGCTTCATGGTGACCACCGGCCTGGAGGACACCACCCGGGCCGGCCGCTACCTCAGTACCGGCCTCGAGTACCGCGACGACAAGCTTTACGCGGGCATCGTCAGCGACCTGCGTTACACGCGCAATATCTACAACGCCGGCAGCGTGCCTTCGGCGCGCGACAACTACGCCTCGCTGGCCTACAAGTTCGGCGATTTCGAGCCGACGCTGGTTTACCACACCTACAACGGCTACTACGCGTATCCGCCCTATGCGGACTTCCAGTCCAAAGGCTGGGATATCCAGATCGGTGCGCGCTACAGGCTCAACCCGTCGAACCGTTTCTACGCCAGCTTCGTTCATCGCAAGGACGACAACAACACCAAGCTGTCGGACGCCAACGGCTTCGTGCTTGGCTACATCTACAGCCTGTCCAAGCGCAGCGAGATCTACGCCACGTACGCTCACGTGCAGCACAAGCATGACAGCCCGATCCGCTATCCGGTCACGTTCTCGGCCTCGCCTACCAGCCAGCAGAACCCGTCCGGCATGGCCATCGGCATTCGCCACGCGTTTTGA
- a CDS encoding 2-hydroxyacid dehydrogenase, translating into MASGLHGEQQVLVLTRLALDAAWLAAQAPRYRFVAWNEAGDGARAIARAVLTNGSTGLSAAELATLPALELVASFGAGYENIDLAAARARGVRVCHAPDTNSQVVADHALTLMLALSRGIAALDRGVKSGQWESLRAPRPGVRGKTLGIVGLGNIGGKLAVLAQAMGMQVAYLRRGAPAAGHYAPYADPIALAAASDVLALTCPGGAATHHLVDAAVLRALGPRGLLVNVARGSVVDTVALVEALARGEIAGAALDVIETEPLVPAALRAMDQVILTPHLAGRSPETRVAQHTALVGNLDGWFLHGEPVHPVALPA; encoded by the coding sequence ATGGCTAGCGGATTGCATGGCGAACAGCAGGTACTGGTATTGACGCGACTGGCGCTGGACGCCGCGTGGCTGGCGGCGCAGGCGCCGCGCTATCGCTTCGTGGCGTGGAACGAGGCCGGCGACGGCGCGCGTGCCATTGCGCGCGCCGTGCTGACCAATGGCTCGACCGGCTTGTCGGCCGCGGAGCTGGCGACGCTGCCGGCGCTGGAGCTGGTGGCAAGTTTCGGGGCTGGTTACGAGAACATCGACCTGGCCGCGGCAAGGGCGCGCGGCGTGCGCGTGTGTCATGCCCCCGACACCAATAGCCAGGTAGTGGCCGACCACGCGCTCACCCTGATGCTGGCGCTGTCGCGGGGGATTGCCGCGCTCGATCGCGGCGTCAAGTCCGGCCAGTGGGAAAGCCTGCGCGCGCCGCGTCCGGGCGTGCGCGGCAAGACGCTGGGCATCGTCGGGCTGGGCAATATCGGCGGCAAACTGGCCGTGCTGGCGCAGGCCATGGGCATGCAGGTGGCCTACCTGCGGCGCGGCGCGCCGGCCGCGGGGCACTACGCGCCGTATGCCGATCCGATCGCGCTGGCGGCCGCAAGCGATGTGCTCGCGCTGACCTGCCCGGGCGGCGCGGCCACGCATCATCTGGTCGACGCAGCGGTGCTGCGCGCGCTAGGGCCGCGCGGCCTGCTGGTGAACGTGGCGCGCGGCAGCGTGGTGGATACGGTAGCGCTGGTCGAGGCGCTGGCGCGCGGGGAAATCGCCGGTGCCGCGCTCGATGTCATCGAGACAGAGCCATTGGTGCCGGCGGCCTTGCGCGCGATGGACCAGGTCATTCTGACGCCGCACCTGGCCGGCCGCTCCCCGGAAACCCGGGTGGCGCAGCACACGGCGCTGGTGGGCAACCTGGATGGCTGGTTCCTGCATGGCGAGCCGGTGCATCCGGTGGCGTTGCCAGCCTGA
- a CDS encoding alpha/beta hydrolase, translating into MSQGASPPGPQSRLSDPALPGLSPAQRDAMRALGRDWARDIQGNRKQVCEIYDAVHAALPADGVRRVAGLAYGGDPRQQLDLYLPPDVTPASALPVVVFVHGGAFLRGNKDASPYIYANVPRLFARLGYVGVNLEYRLAPQAPYPAGAQDVVAAVAWLRASVGAYGGDARRIVLIGHSAGGSHVASALSDPLFDGEAAGVAGAVLVSARLQADTLPDNPNAGGVIAYYGAHSAQQQQRAPMAFAQRLTAPLMVVFAEHENPYLDLYALQYAARVAEAQRRAPRVIQVPHHNHTSVVAHLGSADAALADALSDFIESVVTQRPASK; encoded by the coding sequence ATGAGCCAGGGTGCCAGCCCGCCGGGTCCGCAGAGCCGGCTGAGTGACCCGGCCCTGCCAGGCCTCTCGCCCGCGCAGCGCGATGCCATGCGCGCGCTGGGGCGTGACTGGGCGCGCGATATCCAGGGCAACCGCAAGCAGGTCTGCGAGATCTATGACGCCGTCCACGCGGCACTGCCCGCCGACGGCGTGCGGCGCGTGGCGGGCCTGGCCTACGGCGGGGATCCGCGCCAGCAGCTCGATCTCTACCTGCCGCCCGATGTCACGCCGGCCAGCGCGCTGCCCGTGGTGGTGTTCGTGCACGGCGGCGCCTTCCTGCGCGGCAACAAGGACGCCAGCCCCTACATCTACGCCAACGTGCCGCGCCTGTTCGCACGGTTGGGCTATGTTGGCGTGAACCTGGAATACCGGCTTGCACCGCAGGCGCCCTATCCCGCCGGCGCGCAAGATGTGGTGGCGGCAGTGGCATGGCTGCGCGCATCGGTGGGCGCCTACGGCGGTGACGCCCGGCGCATCGTGCTCATCGGCCATTCGGCCGGCGGCAGCCACGTGGCCAGCGCATTGAGCGATCCGCTGTTCGACGGCGAGGCCGCGGGCGTGGCTGGCGCGGTGCTGGTCAGCGCGCGCCTGCAAGCCGACACGTTGCCGGACAACCCCAACGCTGGCGGCGTCATCGCCTACTACGGCGCGCACAGCGCGCAGCAGCAGCAACGCGCGCCGATGGCGTTTGCGCAGCGGCTGACGGCGCCGCTGATGGTGGTGTTCGCCGAGCATGAGAATCCCTACCTCGACCTCTACGCCCTGCAGTACGCCGCGCGCGTCGCCGAGGCGCAGCGGCGCGCGCCGCGCGTGATCCAGGTGCCGCACCACAACCATACCTCCGTGGTGGCGCATCTGGGCAGCGCGGACGCCGCGCTGGCCGATGCGCTGAGCGACTTCATCGAATCCGTGGTCACGCAACGCCCCGCCTCGAAATAA
- a CDS encoding malonic semialdehyde reductase, which yields MIDTATLDTLFMAARSHNGWLDGDLDDATLERLYELVRQGPTSANCCPMRLVFARSPEAKAKLLPALAPANVDKVMQAPVTAIVAYDTQFHALAEALFPHRPAMYEMFAANASLSQETAMRNGSMQGGYLILAARALGLDCGPLSGFDAGAVNQAFFPDGRWRVNFLCNLGRGDPARLFPRLPRLAFGQACRIE from the coding sequence ATGATCGACACCGCCACGCTCGATACGCTGTTCATGGCGGCCCGCAGCCACAACGGCTGGCTGGACGGCGACCTTGACGACGCTACGCTGGAGCGCCTGTACGAACTCGTGCGGCAAGGCCCGACCAGCGCCAACTGCTGCCCGATGCGGCTGGTGTTCGCGCGCTCGCCCGAGGCCAAGGCCAAGCTCTTGCCGGCGCTCGCGCCCGCCAATGTGGACAAGGTCATGCAGGCGCCGGTCACCGCTATCGTCGCTTACGACACGCAGTTCCACGCGCTGGCCGAGGCCCTGTTCCCGCATCGCCCGGCGATGTACGAGATGTTCGCCGCCAACGCATCGTTGTCGCAGGAAACAGCGATGCGCAACGGCTCCATGCAGGGCGGCTACCTGATCCTGGCCGCCCGCGCGCTGGGGCTGGACTGCGGGCCGCTCTCGGGCTTCGACGCCGGGGCCGTCAACCAGGCCTTCTTCCCCGATGGCCGCTGGCGCGTCAACTTTCTGTGCAACCTCGGCCGCGGCGACCCTGCGCGCCTGTTCCCGCGGCTGCCCCGGCTCGCGTTTGGACAGGCCTGTCGCATCGAGTAG
- a CDS encoding IS3 family transposase (programmed frameshift), whose amino-acid sequence MDIDRKRTQRDYTLAFKLAVVEEVEKGELTYKQAQHKYGIQGRSTVLVWLRKHGLQDWSGSLPQGARYATMEKQGKAKPRTPEQRIKELEVQLREAQEKARLFEAVIDVIQKEHGVRVKKAFGQVLAQELVQGLSVSRACRYFGISRQAYYKRRHSELRQTARDARICALVTEVRLRQPRLGTRKLQRVLQAPLAKADIRVGRDRLFDVLRAARLLVKPHRAYHKTTNSHHRFRCHPNLLKEGPQKVVPTAAEQVWVADITYLPTTQQTVYLSLVTDAWSRKIVGYHVHDSLQTEQVSQALKMALRSRRTRQTLVHHSDRGIQYCATYYQAIHQRHGLTCSMTDGYDCYQNAMAERINGILKSEFLLNRPTDLQQAARMVKESVQIYNRERPHQALKYKTPDEVHRASITLER is encoded by the exons TTGGATATAGATCGGAAACGAACCCAACGCGACTACACGCTGGCTTTTAAGCTGGCGGTCGTTGAGGAAGTGGAAAAAGGCGAACTGACGTACAAGCAGGCGCAACACAAGTACGGAATCCAGGGGAGGTCCACGGTGCTGGTATGGTTACGCAAGCACGGACTACAGGACTGGAGCGGCTCGTTGCCACAGGGCGCCCGGTACGCGACGATGGAAAAGCAAGGTAAAGCCAAGCCCCGCACGCCGGAGCAGCGCATCAAGGAACTGGAAGTCCAGTTGCGCGAGGCGCAGGAGAAGGCGCGACTGTTCGAAGCAGTGATCGACGTGATTCAGAAGGAGCACGGGGTACGCGTC AAAAAAGCCTTCGGGCAAGTCCTCGCGCAAGAGCTCGTCCAAGGGCTAAGCGTTAGCAGGGCTTGCCGTTACTTTGGCATCAGTCGCCAGGCGTACTACAAGCGCCGCCACAGCGAGCTTCGACAAACGGCCCGAGACGCCAGGATCTGCGCATTGGTCACCGAAGTGCGGCTGCGCCAACCCCGTTTGGGCACGCGAAAACTGCAGCGGGTTCTGCAGGCGCCGCTGGCGAAGGCAGATATCCGGGTGGGCCGAGACCGGCTATTTGATGTTCTGCGCGCAGCCAGGCTGCTCGTGAAACCGCATCGGGCGTATCACAAGACCACTAACAGCCATCACCGTTTCCGGTGCCATCCCAATCTTCTCAAGGAGGGGCCGCAGAAGGTAGTGCCCACGGCGGCCGAGCAGGTCTGGGTCGCTGACATTACGTACCTTCCCACCACCCAGCAGACCGTCTATCTGAGTCTTGTTACGGATGCCTGGTCGCGCAAGATCGTGGGCTACCATGTCCATGACAGCCTGCAGACCGAGCAGGTGAGCCAGGCGCTGAAAATGGCACTACGCTCGCGCCGGACCCGGCAGACGCTGGTACATCATTCGGATCGAGGAATTCAATACTGCGCGACCTACTACCAGGCCATCCATCAGCGGCACGGTTTGACCTGTTCCATGACCGACGGCTACGACTGCTACCAGAACGCCATGGCCGAGCGCATCAACGGCATCCTCAAGAGCGAATTCCTGCTGAACCGACCAACTGACCTGCAGCAAGCGGCTCGCATGGTGAAGGAGTCCGTACAGATCTATAACCGTGAACGCCCCCATCAAGCCCTGAAATACAAAACGCCCGATGAGGTTCATCGGGCGTCTATTACCTTGGAACGCTAG
- a CDS encoding VOC family protein has product MTSKLRHIALSVPDPWAAAEFYQKAFGFRKVGETDSSLARGVYLTDGTMSIALLNYKSDEAAGEERGKDFVGLHHIGVWVDDIAEARKTVEEAGGRYYMGEVPVKGNIFYEVKYRDPHDIIIDLTDHGWGGASKEGNSGGGGPALRNPDLKADREGL; this is encoded by the coding sequence ATGACCAGCAAACTGCGCCACATCGCCCTGTCCGTCCCCGATCCCTGGGCCGCGGCCGAGTTCTACCAAAAGGCATTCGGTTTTCGCAAAGTCGGCGAGACCGACTCCTCGCTGGCGCGCGGCGTCTACCTGACGGACGGGACCATGAGCATTGCGCTGTTGAACTACAAGAGCGACGAGGCTGCCGGAGAAGAGCGCGGCAAGGACTTCGTCGGCCTGCACCACATCGGCGTGTGGGTCGACGACATCGCCGAGGCGCGCAAGACCGTGGAGGAAGCGGGTGGCCGCTATTACATGGGCGAAGTGCCGGTCAAGGGCAACATCTTCTATGAAGTGAAATACCGCGACCCGCACGACATCATCATCGACCTGACCGATCACGGCTGGGGCGGCGCTTCCAAGGAAGGCAACAGCGGCGGCGGCGGCCCGGCGCTGCGCAACCCGGACCTCAAGGCGGATCGCGAAGGCCTGTAA
- a CDS encoding porin has product MTTPCPGRRAARAISRFAALPALAALAGAVPELARAQSDSVQIYGFIKENVEQVRLAGNGRTASVSRLSNDLSVLGFRGRESLGGGLEAFFQIETNLRMDGTGTSQIGDRNTGVGLRSPWGQILMGQWEMPLRFVSVYKVDPFTAGIFASNSIMGNGFTTAANGAAPESFDRRQKNLVQYSTPHWGGVSARLALSMPEDRTPTTNPIAWSGLLSYEDKSWYVAWGHEYHGDYFYSGSRDHADRLGLVYAFGGTKLRGAYERLSYEPAPGQSVRRDAWQVAATHAIGAHEFRASYISGGNAHGSSTAAVGGIGLPGTDSGAWQISLGYGYTLSKRTELWAAWTRLVNHATARYNLSGNSVPGLKPGDSATGVGLGITHKF; this is encoded by the coding sequence ATGACCACGCCCTGCCCTGGCCGGCGCGCCGCGCGCGCCATCTCTCGCTTCGCCGCCCTGCCCGCGCTGGCCGCCCTTGCCGGTGCTGTTCCCGAACTCGCCCGGGCGCAAAGCGACAGCGTGCAGATTTACGGCTTCATCAAGGAAAACGTGGAACAGGTGCGGCTCGCGGGCAACGGCCGTACCGCTTCGGTGTCGCGCCTGTCGAACGATCTGTCAGTGCTGGGTTTCCGCGGCCGCGAGTCGCTCGGCGGCGGGCTGGAAGCCTTCTTCCAGATCGAGACCAACCTGCGCATGGATGGCACCGGCACGTCACAGATCGGCGACCGCAATACCGGTGTAGGCTTGCGCAGCCCGTGGGGCCAGATCCTGATGGGGCAGTGGGAAATGCCGCTGCGCTTCGTCTCCGTGTACAAGGTGGACCCGTTTACCGCGGGTATCTTTGCCTCGAACTCCATCATGGGTAACGGCTTCACCACGGCCGCCAACGGCGCCGCGCCAGAATCGTTCGACCGGCGCCAGAAGAATCTGGTGCAATACAGCACGCCGCACTGGGGCGGCGTCTCCGCACGGCTGGCCCTGTCGATGCCCGAGGACCGCACCCCCACCACCAACCCGATCGCCTGGTCCGGCCTGCTGTCCTATGAGGACAAGAGCTGGTACGTGGCATGGGGGCATGAGTATCACGGCGACTACTTCTACAGCGGCTCGCGCGACCACGCGGACCGGCTCGGCCTGGTGTACGCCTTTGGCGGCACCAAGCTGCGCGGCGCCTACGAACGGCTCTCCTACGAGCCGGCGCCGGGCCAATCGGTGCGGCGCGATGCCTGGCAGGTCGCGGCCACGCATGCCATCGGCGCGCATGAGTTCCGCGCGTCGTACATCTCGGGCGGCAACGCCCACGGCAGCAGCACGGCGGCGGTAGGCGGCATCGGCCTGCCGGGCACGGATTCCGGCGCCTGGCAGATTTCGCTGGGCTACGGGTACACGCTGTCGAAGCGGACCGAACTGTGGGCGGCATGGACGCGCCTGGTGAACCACGCGACGGCGCGCTACAACCTCTCCGGCAATTCCGTGCCCGGCCTGAAGCCGGGCGACTCCGCCACCGGCGTCGGGCTGGGGATCACGCATAAGTTCTGA
- a CDS encoding RidA family protein, producing the protein MNAPVRQDPPPLARYTASRRAGRHVHVSGMSARTADGCAGVSVAAGGTRVYDIAAQTDCVLGKIERALASEGMGLADCVAMTCYLIDMADYDTFNAAYARHFPAAVPTRTCLAVAALPHPDMRVEITATAWRDEEAA; encoded by the coding sequence ATGAACGCGCCGGTGCGGCAGGACCCGCCACCGCTGGCGCGCTACACGGCCAGCCGACGCGCCGGGCGGCATGTGCACGTCAGCGGCATGAGCGCACGCACGGCCGATGGCTGCGCCGGCGTCAGCGTGGCCGCCGGCGGCACGCGCGTGTACGACATTGCCGCGCAGACCGATTGCGTGCTGGGCAAGATCGAGCGCGCGCTCGCCAGCGAAGGCATGGGCCTGGCCGATTGCGTGGCCATGACCTGCTACCTCATCGACATGGCCGACTACGACACCTTCAACGCCGCCTACGCGCGCCACTTCCCCGCCGCCGTGCCCACGCGCACGTGCCTGGCAGTAGCCGCGCTGCCCCATCCGGACATGCGCGTGGAGATCACCGCCACCGCATGGCGCGACGAGGAGGCCGCATGA
- a CDS encoding dihydrodipicolinate synthase family protein, with amino-acid sequence MAADKLRGVFAPVVTPFNNDLSINLPAFVAHCQRLVADGAGVAISGTNSEACSETFEERMALVDAVIDAGIPGERVLVGTGCCAIGDAVALTRHAIDRGCAGVLVLPPFFFKNVQEDGVFAYYRELIQRVDDPALRVVLYHIPAMSGVPITLSLIERLVAAFPTQIAGVKDSSGDWDNVMAMLERFPALSIFPASEILMLRSLALGAAGCISATNNINARDIALAYGSVTEAARLNDSITSVRKAAERFPMVAAVKHTLSLLAGDAGWRHVRPPLVPLAADAALQLSQAMATAMPALRGVALPA; translated from the coding sequence ATGGCAGCAGACAAACTGCGCGGCGTGTTCGCGCCCGTGGTCACGCCCTTCAACAACGATCTCTCGATCAACCTGCCGGCCTTCGTTGCGCACTGCCAGCGCCTGGTGGCCGACGGCGCCGGCGTGGCGATTTCCGGCACCAATAGCGAAGCCTGCTCGGAGACCTTCGAGGAGCGCATGGCGCTGGTCGACGCCGTGATCGACGCCGGCATCCCGGGTGAGCGCGTGCTGGTCGGCACCGGCTGCTGCGCCATTGGCGACGCCGTGGCGTTGACCCGCCATGCCATCGACCGAGGCTGCGCGGGCGTGCTGGTGCTGCCGCCGTTCTTCTTCAAGAACGTGCAGGAGGACGGCGTGTTCGCCTACTACCGCGAACTGATCCAGCGCGTGGACGATCCCGCGCTGCGCGTCGTGCTGTATCACATTCCCGCCATGTCGGGCGTGCCCATCACCTTGTCGTTGATCGAGCGGCTGGTGGCGGCCTTTCCCACGCAGATCGCCGGCGTGAAGGACAGCAGCGGCGACTGGGACAACGTGATGGCGATGCTGGAGCGCTTCCCCGCGCTGTCGATCTTCCCCGCCTCGGAAATCCTGATGCTGCGCAGCCTGGCGCTGGGCGCCGCCGGCTGCATCTCCGCCACCAACAACATCAACGCGCGCGATATCGCGCTGGCCTATGGCTCGGTGACCGAGGCCGCGCGCCTGAACGACAGCATCACCTCGGTGCGCAAGGCCGCGGAGCGCTTCCCGATGGTGGCTGCCGTCAAGCACACCTTGTCGCTGCTAGCGGGCGACGCGGGCTGGCGTCACGTGCGCCCGCCGCTGGTGCCGCTCGCGGCCGATGCCGCCCTGCAGCTCTCGCAAGCCATGGCCACCGCCATGCCGGCACTGCGCGGCGTGGCGCTGCCAGCATGA